A genomic region of Leptospira mtsangambouensis contains the following coding sequences:
- a CDS encoding cation diffusion facilitator family transporter: MTKPRPKRSRLVFFLSLSGILSIAIFFIEWIGSRESGSLALFADAGHIFTDVFAHLISLFALLIASKKPTTRYPFGFHRFEVLAALFNGFLLIGIALFILYESYLRFSGTAHVEPDSMLAYAAIGFGINLVSAGLLVGVSKTSLNLKSAYLHVLSDLLGTLAVVLGALIIRFTGFKEVDHFLSVILGIFILKTSYGIVKESIEILIEADTSDFDKEHLLEHIKVLKGIEAVSQITVRKLTSGVFSVELQILVNQNTDRDKIVLEIHKVLKCEFGVPFVSVEILSSSLKEKLEEISVRETEREFGHHGHSHGHAHDHHH; this comes from the coding sequence ATGACTAAACCAAGACCCAAACGTTCCCGATTGGTATTTTTTTTAAGCCTATCTGGTATTTTATCCATAGCTATTTTTTTTATCGAATGGATTGGTTCTAGGGAAAGTGGAAGCCTTGCTCTATTCGCAGATGCAGGCCATATCTTTACTGACGTATTTGCCCATCTCATTTCTTTATTTGCCCTACTCATTGCATCGAAAAAACCTACAACAAGATACCCATTTGGATTTCACCGTTTTGAGGTGCTTGCGGCCTTATTCAATGGCTTTCTACTCATTGGCATTGCCCTTTTCATTTTATACGAAAGTTATTTACGTTTTTCAGGAACGGCACATGTAGAACCCGACTCAATGTTGGCTTATGCTGCCATTGGTTTTGGAATCAATTTGGTATCGGCGGGGCTTCTTGTGGGAGTGAGTAAAACCAGTCTCAACTTAAAGTCAGCCTATTTGCATGTTCTAAGTGATCTATTAGGAACCTTGGCAGTAGTCCTCGGAGCTCTTATCATTCGTTTCACCGGATTTAAAGAAGTGGATCATTTCCTTAGTGTGATTCTTGGAATTTTTATCCTAAAAACTTCTTATGGAATCGTAAAAGAATCTATTGAAATATTAATCGAAGCTGACACGAGTGATTTTGACAAAGAACATTTGTTAGAGCATATTAAAGTATTAAAAGGGATTGAGGCCGTTTCTCAAATTACTGTTCGAAAACTCACTTCCGGTGTATTTTCTGTCGAATTACAGATCTTAGTAAACCAAAACACAGACAGAGATAAAATCGTATTAGAAATTCACAAAGTCCTTAAGTGCGAATTTGGAGTACCTTTTGTTTCTGTAGAAATTCTATCCTCTTCACTCAAAGAAAAATTAGAAGAAATTTCTGTTAGAGAAACGGAACGTGAGTTTGGCCATCATGGGCATAGCCACGGACATGCGCACGACCACCACCATTAA
- a CDS encoding L-threonylcarbamoyladenylate synthase, producing the protein MKTLISSDVSLLANLIQEGKVVIFPTETVYGIGASTRREGACLRVYEIKGRPKDNPLIAHFHSIESIEEVCVLGELGRKLLEKFSPGPLTLILPKKEKSLFPKELDTLAVRIPKNPVIREWIRQTGGPVSAPSANLSGRPSLTKLTDVVRYFEGKVDGILIEEEPSYGIESTVVSLVGEHPILLRPGSIESEELKTILPDLILPSPFESSPVLSVSHIPLSPGTKYKHYAPSAQVVIASSEEFIHSLEVGFDPKETAWIGFSLSGNEGKGKVLSERNDFLSKEGEGFREFDHFSLVSTNEEYASKLYAFFEACDLAKIQTIICEAPKLGRGWEGLRNRLEKASRRN; encoded by the coding sequence ATGAAAACCTTAATCTCTTCGGATGTAAGTTTGCTTGCGAACCTCATCCAAGAGGGCAAGGTTGTGATCTTTCCCACAGAAACGGTTTATGGAATTGGAGCCTCTACCCGAAGGGAAGGGGCTTGCCTTCGGGTTTACGAAATCAAAGGAAGGCCGAAAGACAATCCCTTGATTGCGCATTTTCATTCGATCGAATCCATTGAAGAGGTTTGTGTATTAGGGGAACTCGGTCGAAAGTTATTAGAAAAATTTTCGCCAGGCCCTCTCACTCTCATCCTTCCGAAAAAAGAAAAATCGTTATTTCCTAAGGAATTGGATACTTTGGCCGTTCGAATTCCAAAAAATCCTGTCATCCGCGAATGGATTCGGCAGACGGGTGGACCTGTTTCCGCTCCTTCCGCCAATTTATCTGGTAGGCCCTCCCTTACCAAACTAACAGACGTTGTGCGATACTTCGAAGGGAAGGTGGATGGAATCTTAATTGAGGAAGAACCAAGTTATGGAATTGAATCCACAGTGGTGAGTCTTGTGGGAGAGCATCCAATTCTTCTCCGACCTGGTTCCATTGAATCAGAAGAGTTAAAAACAATCCTACCGGACTTGATTTTGCCCAGTCCTTTCGAATCTTCGCCTGTCCTGTCTGTTTCCCATATTCCGTTGAGTCCAGGAACCAAATACAAACACTACGCGCCCTCAGCACAAGTGGTAATTGCTTCCAGCGAAGAATTCATCCATAGTTTAGAGGTTGGATTTGATCCCAAAGAGACGGCTTGGATTGGTTTTTCTTTATCCGGAAATGAGGGGAAAGGAAAGGTTTTGTCTGAGAGAAACGATTTTCTTTCCAAGGAAGGAGAAGGGTTCAGGGAATTTGATCATTTTTCTCTTGTGTCGACAAACGAAGAGTATGCGTCCAAACTCTATGCTTTCTTTGAGGCCTGTGATCTTGCTAAAATCCAAACCATTATTTGTGAAGCTCCCAAACTGGGTAGGGGATGGGAAGGTTTACGAAACCGGCTCGAAAAAGCCTCCCGTAGAAATTAA
- the uvrA gene encoding excinuclease ABC subunit UvrA: MKEENKLSVVDSFIRIRGAREHNLKNVNLDIPRDKLVVITGLSGSGKSSLAFDTIYAEGQRRYVESLSSYARQFLGQMEKPEVDQIEGLSPAISIEQKTTHRNPRSTVGTVTEIYDYLRLLYARVGKPHCPKCGTPISSLSVDQITDRINLFPEGTKLQIMAPVIQGKKGEHKEVLERYKKEGFNRVRVNGEVYSLEDEIPLKKNFKADIDIVVDRIVMKPGIQSRLSDSVETALKTAEGIVVVEDGEKDHLFSQKLSCPKCDDVSIPELTPRLFSFNSPFGACSNCDGLGALLEFDESLLVTDREASLAEGCIEAWGGSKSNSYWYMATIQALSKKLKFNLNTSWKDLPEKVRNTILHGDSSIHIDYDFRGANSHYEFSKNYEGVIPNLKRRYKETKSDSMRQWFESFMTNHDCDECNGKRLRPEALAVKVQGIGIDAYTGFSIEKALDFTKSSDYKGAEDTISKPILKEILQRLHFLNDVGVGYLNLSRAAGTLSGGEMQRIRLATQIGSRLMGVLYILDEPSIGLHQRDNTKLVQTLKGLRNLGNTVLVVEHDKETMEEADFIVDMGPGAGVHGGEIVSFGTPEQIKKDKHSVTGKFLSGEKRISMPETRRVGNGKFLKITGATHNNLKNVEVSIPLGTLTVVTGVSGSGKSTLINEILYKELASSVMGMKLVPGKHKKIIGKDQIDKVINIDQSAIGRTPRSNPATYTGLFTFVRDLFSGLEEAKVRGYGPGRFSFNVAGGRCEKCEGDGILKIEMHFLPDIYVECEVCKGKRYNRETLEVKYKGKHISDILDMTVEEAVVFFENIPNLKRKLDTLMDVGLGYIKLGQAATTFSGGEAQRIKLSTELSKRPTGKTLYILDEPTTGLHFEDIEKLLSVLQVLVDKGNSMVIIEHNLDVIKAADYIIDIGPEGGDGGGEVIATGTPEEIVAVKRSFTGQYLKKVLEEEKALDAKFSKKKSK; this comes from the coding sequence ATGAAAGAGGAAAACAAGCTATCCGTTGTGGATTCCTTTATTCGTATTCGTGGCGCTCGTGAACATAACCTAAAAAACGTAAATCTTGATATCCCCAGGGATAAACTTGTGGTGATTACTGGGCTTTCTGGATCAGGTAAGTCTTCTTTGGCCTTTGATACCATTTATGCCGAGGGGCAACGAAGGTATGTAGAGTCTCTTTCCAGTTATGCCCGCCAATTCCTTGGACAAATGGAAAAACCCGAGGTAGACCAAATTGAAGGTTTAAGCCCTGCCATCTCCATCGAACAAAAAACAACACATAGGAACCCTCGTTCGACGGTGGGTACTGTCACTGAAATTTATGATTATTTACGGCTGTTATATGCTCGTGTTGGGAAACCGCATTGTCCGAAATGTGGGACTCCAATTTCTAGCCTGTCTGTAGACCAAATTACTGACCGGATCAATTTATTTCCCGAAGGAACCAAACTCCAAATTATGGCCCCTGTCATCCAAGGGAAAAAAGGGGAACACAAAGAAGTCCTCGAACGTTATAAAAAAGAAGGATTCAATCGGGTGCGAGTGAATGGGGAAGTGTATTCCCTCGAAGATGAAATTCCATTAAAGAAAAATTTCAAAGCCGATATCGACATCGTTGTGGACCGGATTGTGATGAAACCAGGAATTCAATCTCGGTTGTCTGATTCTGTGGAAACCGCTTTAAAAACTGCCGAGGGGATTGTGGTTGTAGAAGACGGTGAAAAGGATCATCTTTTTTCACAAAAATTATCCTGCCCCAAATGTGATGATGTGAGTATCCCCGAACTCACTCCGAGACTATTTTCCTTTAACTCACCTTTTGGTGCTTGTTCCAATTGTGATGGCCTTGGTGCCCTCTTGGAATTTGATGAATCCCTTCTTGTCACTGATCGTGAAGCTTCTTTGGCAGAAGGTTGTATTGAAGCTTGGGGAGGGTCCAAATCCAATTCCTATTGGTATATGGCCACCATACAAGCGTTATCCAAAAAATTAAAATTCAACTTAAATACCTCTTGGAAAGATTTACCTGAAAAAGTGAGAAATACCATTTTACATGGAGATTCTTCCATTCATATTGATTATGATTTTCGTGGTGCCAATTCCCATTATGAATTTTCCAAAAACTATGAAGGTGTGATTCCGAACCTCAAACGAAGGTACAAAGAAACCAAATCAGATTCTATGCGCCAATGGTTTGAATCCTTTATGACCAATCACGACTGCGATGAATGTAATGGAAAACGCCTTCGTCCAGAAGCACTGGCTGTCAAAGTCCAAGGGATTGGAATTGATGCTTATACTGGATTCTCGATTGAAAAGGCCTTGGACTTTACCAAATCCTCTGATTACAAAGGGGCAGAAGATACCATCTCCAAACCCATCTTAAAGGAGATTTTACAACGACTTCATTTTTTAAACGATGTGGGAGTTGGGTATTTGAATTTAAGCCGTGCTGCTGGAACTTTATCCGGTGGTGAAATGCAAAGGATTCGCCTTGCAACCCAAATTGGTTCTCGCCTAATGGGCGTTTTGTACATTTTGGATGAACCATCCATTGGTCTTCACCAAAGAGACAATACGAAACTCGTCCAAACCTTAAAAGGCCTTCGTAACTTAGGAAATACAGTTCTTGTGGTGGAACATGACAAAGAAACGATGGAAGAGGCTGATTTCATTGTGGATATGGGCCCTGGGGCTGGAGTCCACGGCGGCGAGATTGTTTCTTTTGGAACTCCAGAACAAATCAAAAAGGACAAACATTCTGTCACAGGGAAGTTTTTATCTGGGGAAAAAAGAATCTCCATGCCGGAAACGAGGCGGGTAGGAAATGGAAAGTTTTTAAAGATCACTGGAGCTACACATAACAACCTAAAGAATGTGGAAGTATCCATTCCACTAGGGACACTAACGGTGGTTACGGGGGTTTCCGGTTCTGGAAAGTCCACTCTCATCAATGAAATTCTTTATAAGGAACTCGCAAGTTCTGTGATGGGAATGAAACTTGTTCCAGGAAAACACAAAAAAATCATTGGCAAAGACCAAATTGATAAAGTCATCAATATTGACCAATCGGCCATAGGTAGGACTCCTCGTTCCAATCCGGCAACTTACACTGGTTTGTTTACATTTGTAAGAGATTTATTCAGTGGACTCGAAGAAGCAAAAGTTCGGGGTTATGGCCCAGGGCGATTTAGTTTCAACGTAGCTGGAGGACGCTGTGAAAAATGTGAAGGGGATGGAATCTTAAAAATTGAAATGCATTTCCTTCCCGATATTTATGTGGAATGTGAAGTCTGTAAGGGGAAAAGATACAACCGTGAAACCTTAGAGGTCAAATACAAAGGAAAACATATTTCTGATATTTTGGATATGACCGTAGAAGAAGCTGTCGTTTTTTTCGAAAATATCCCAAACCTCAAAAGAAAACTAGACACTCTGATGGATGTGGGCCTTGGTTATATCAAACTCGGACAAGCTGCCACTACCTTTTCCGGGGGAGAAGCGCAAAGGATCAAACTTTCTACAGAACTTTCCAAAAGACCAACAGGCAAAACACTCTATATTTTAGATGAACCGACGACTGGCCTTCATTTTGAAGACATAGAAAAACTTCTCTCTGTTTTACAAGTGCTTGTGGACAAAGGAAATTCAATGGTCATCATCGAACATAACTTAGATGTGATCAAAGCAGCAGACTATATCATAGACATTGGTCCTGAAGGTGGAGACGGAGGTGGTGAGGTGATCGCCACAGGGACTCCTGAAGAAATTGTTGCCGTTAAACGTTCGTTTACTGGTCAGTATTTAAAAAAGGTTTTGGAAGAAGAGAAGGCTCTCGATGCCAAATTTTCTAAAAAGAAATCTAAGTAA
- a CDS encoding queuosine precursor transporter → MHLLKQKPVILYTVLLSFFLTFLLLAELTGSKLFFAFGFTMTMGVIPFPVTFIITDLLNEYYGRKVVRATTFLGMVMIGFAYLLIVIDIQIPASPESPIDDASFERVFANSGLVILGSIIAYVIGQMIDLHTFHFLRKKTGGKHIWLRATGSTVISQLIDSYVVIFIALGKYHPVSKLISIANTNFLYKLGVAILITPLLYAIHIYIDRYLGETLKKQMFSAAMEEEGLESTIQPG, encoded by the coding sequence ATGCATCTTCTCAAACAAAAACCGGTGATTCTTTATACGGTTCTTCTTAGTTTTTTTCTCACCTTTCTCCTTCTTGCCGAACTCACAGGTAGTAAATTATTTTTTGCCTTCGGGTTTACGATGACGATGGGGGTTATCCCTTTTCCTGTTACCTTTATCATCACGGATTTACTCAATGAATATTATGGTCGCAAAGTGGTTAGAGCTACTACCTTTCTTGGCATGGTGATGATTGGTTTTGCTTACCTCCTCATCGTGATCGATATCCAAATTCCCGCAAGTCCTGAGTCACCCATTGATGATGCCTCCTTTGAACGGGTGTTTGCCAATTCCGGACTTGTGATCCTTGGTTCCATCATCGCTTATGTAATTGGCCAGATGATTGACCTTCACACCTTTCATTTCCTTCGTAAAAAAACGGGAGGAAAACATATCTGGCTACGTGCCACAGGATCTACCGTCATCTCGCAACTCATCGATTCTTATGTGGTCATCTTCATCGCCCTTGGAAAATACCATCCCGTTTCCAAACTGATCTCCATTGCCAATACAAACTTTCTTTATAAATTGGGAGTGGCCATTCTCATCACACCACTTCTTTATGCCATCCATATCTACATTGATCGTTACTTAGGAGAAACATTGAAAAAACAAATGTTTAGTGCAGCAATGGAAGAAGAAGGACTAGAGTCCACCATTCAACCAGGGTAA
- a CDS encoding S49 family peptidase has product MFRILFLIIFLPFRLLYLLYLRLSLIFQRGREVYELEFPAVFEDSYKSYFVKKLQGKEETVTRLELLILLKLIQKNEKIKSLDISLPPLEWTLSEFYEVRNQILAIKESGKKVRIFAKEGGVGTLLLLTAATEIFLAPESEFMVLLPSAEPMFFGKFLKTWGIEVQAFASGPYKSFAESFTRGEFSKEAKKNLETLILDLRKVLLAALTNGQKSLESLFYKPMLSADELLSAGVITGIKTENEFFSEDRKVFSGNYPSLHHSIKDFCFFPKRKAEVVVLPLEGGITGGDYLHKNRENGKIEAFSLIPNLKALAEDKKIKAVILEISSPGGSAFYSEQIHQEIMELKKTKIVTAYFKDTVASGGYYIGSAVDHITASPVCITGSIGAVSIRANLQKLYKKFQLNKEAVGFYPFRDIHSEFQPLSKQSVQYLESQIKKTEGLFYRRVSEGRKIPLEEMPKIGMGRVYLPTVENRIVDSLGGLLDAVHDIKERLGGKPIIVTEELPAYNLKNKIPLLGGLMAELKFLESFNEVSLLSPVRLFWKNRK; this is encoded by the coding sequence GTGTTTCGAATTCTTTTTTTAATCATTTTCCTTCCCTTCCGGCTTCTGTACTTACTTTACCTACGTCTAAGCCTAATTTTTCAAAGGGGTCGGGAAGTTTATGAATTGGAATTTCCTGCCGTCTTTGAGGATTCTTACAAATCATATTTTGTCAAAAAATTGCAAGGGAAGGAAGAAACGGTCACAAGACTCGAACTTCTCATCCTTCTCAAACTCATCCAAAAAAATGAAAAAATCAAATCATTGGATATTTCTTTACCACCATTGGAATGGACTCTCTCTGAATTCTATGAAGTCAGAAACCAAATTTTAGCGATCAAAGAATCAGGGAAAAAAGTGAGAATATTTGCCAAAGAAGGTGGAGTCGGAACCTTACTTTTACTCACAGCCGCCACAGAAATATTTTTGGCCCCAGAATCTGAATTTATGGTTTTACTTCCAAGCGCCGAACCCATGTTTTTTGGTAAATTTTTAAAAACCTGGGGAATCGAAGTGCAAGCCTTTGCATCAGGCCCATACAAATCCTTTGCCGAAAGTTTTACACGAGGGGAATTTTCTAAAGAAGCAAAAAAGAATTTAGAAACTCTGATTTTAGATTTACGTAAAGTATTACTTGCTGCCCTTACCAATGGACAAAAGTCTTTAGAATCTTTATTTTACAAACCGATGCTTTCAGCCGATGAACTTTTGTCAGCAGGTGTCATTACAGGAATCAAAACAGAGAACGAATTTTTCTCTGAAGACAGAAAAGTATTTTCTGGAAACTACCCATCTTTACATCATTCCATCAAAGATTTTTGTTTTTTCCCAAAACGAAAAGCAGAAGTGGTTGTCCTTCCCTTAGAAGGAGGAATTACCGGTGGGGACTATTTGCATAAAAATAGAGAAAACGGTAAAATTGAAGCTTTCTCACTCATCCCTAATCTAAAAGCACTTGCGGAAGATAAAAAAATAAAAGCTGTCATTTTAGAAATTTCCTCTCCCGGTGGATCTGCTTTTTATTCCGAACAAATCCATCAAGAAATTATGGAGCTCAAAAAAACAAAAATTGTCACCGCTTACTTTAAAGATACAGTGGCAAGTGGTGGTTATTATATTGGTTCGGCGGTGGATCATATCACAGCCTCTCCTGTATGCATTACGGGATCCATTGGAGCCGTCAGTATCAGGGCCAACTTACAAAAGTTATACAAAAAATTCCAACTGAATAAAGAAGCCGTAGGATTTTATCCCTTTCGCGACATCCATTCCGAATTCCAACCTCTCTCCAAACAAAGTGTACAATATTTGGAATCCCAAATCAAAAAAACGGAAGGCCTATTTTACCGCCGAGTTTCCGAAGGCCGAAAGATTCCTTTGGAAGAAATGCCAAAAATTGGAATGGGCCGAGTGTATTTGCCTACAGTGGAAAACAGAATTGTAGATTCCCTTGGAGGACTATTGGATGCCGTACACGACATCAAAGAAAGGTTAGGTGGAAAACCCATCATAGTGACAGAGGAACTCCCAGCTTACAATTTGAAAAATAAAATCCCACTCCTTGGTGGGCTTATGGCTGAACTAAAATTTCTCGAATCTTTTAACGAAGTATCACTATTAAGTCCCGTGCGCCTTTTTTGGAAAAATAGAAAGTAA
- a CDS encoding glycerophosphodiester phosphodiesterase, protein MFQPRIERLKTILGNGPANIGHRGARGLAPENTLVSFLVGAESTRFFELDTMLCASGELVVIHDFTVDRTTDGEGKVSAYKYRDLAELDAGSFFDEAFEGEQIPTLSQVIQTLPENTVFDIEMKSEGNPEERKALALALVKLIRKWKLSNRIWVSSFDWDLVDLIRKEDPEVLRGLLVEKGDSLNKNYMDYEPDLILPHLSACSMEFVDELKAKSLLVIPYTTNTEDEWKALLTAGVAGLITDYPDLLATYLESKK, encoded by the coding sequence ATGTTCCAACCAAGAATCGAAAGACTCAAAACCATTTTGGGAAATGGTCCAGCGAATATTGGGCACAGGGGCGCTCGTGGACTTGCACCCGAAAACACCCTTGTATCTTTTCTTGTCGGTGCAGAATCCACAAGGTTTTTTGAATTGGATACCATGCTTTGTGCCTCAGGAGAACTTGTGGTCATCCATGACTTTACAGTCGATCGTACAACTGACGGTGAAGGAAAAGTCTCTGCATATAAATACCGCGACTTAGCTGAACTGGATGCGGGGAGTTTTTTTGATGAAGCCTTTGAAGGGGAACAAATTCCCACTCTCTCACAAGTGATCCAAACTCTTCCAGAGAACACAGTTTTCGATATTGAAATGAAAAGTGAAGGGAACCCAGAAGAAAGAAAGGCACTGGCTCTGGCCCTTGTGAAACTCATTCGGAAATGGAAACTTAGCAATCGAATTTGGGTGAGTAGTTTTGATTGGGATCTTGTGGATCTCATTCGCAAAGAGGATCCAGAAGTACTACGTGGCCTTCTTGTCGAAAAAGGAGATTCGCTAAACAAGAATTATATGGACTATGAGCCAGATTTGATCCTTCCACATCTTTCTGCTTGCTCCATGGAATTTGTAGATGAATTAAAGGCAAAATCTCTTCTGGTGATTCCTTATACCACCAATACGGAAGATGAATGGAAGGCACTCCTTACTGCCGGAGTGGCGGGCCTTATTACCGATTACCCTGACCTTTTGGCAACTTACTTAGAATCTAAAAAATAA
- a CDS encoding acyl-CoA dehydrogenase, translating to MSLYPENLILKYGNSGSPYPKDSEGIEGFYRSWKPYLIYEGFYHFLLGLESYLEFQKKLSLLAEEPVGVSLSLSCMVEVNVAGGILGHASRIHLENHNQNQNLKTLTQEVLHSLWDAFRTGNPTKIYAVGVSEPGWETKLKKLSSRVTEGKLSGTKSFITNGAEADTIFWVTKSEEGNPVYLVKRNQNTKSPIIRQDSNNSNQTSEESFHTDFTPLVTHLKLKLCEYPIQPEDLILENYGKLGMELRLKELLSLVSLLIGKSKKVSLENEFVKEEREKLTLWRNNFLSECKGNPDTVFLLSGFPYPTEGLLLALSKHWNLGSPKDLKSVDPDFQLFVWEDQFTEYLIQKKKRKLS from the coding sequence GTGAGTTTGTATCCCGAAAATTTGATTCTGAAATATGGAAACTCTGGATCTCCCTATCCAAAAGATTCAGAAGGAATCGAGGGCTTTTACCGGAGTTGGAAACCTTATCTTATCTATGAAGGTTTCTACCATTTCCTACTTGGTCTCGAGTCTTATTTAGAATTTCAAAAGAAACTTTCTCTTTTGGCAGAAGAGCCGGTTGGAGTTTCCTTAAGCCTTTCTTGTATGGTGGAAGTGAATGTGGCCGGAGGAATCCTTGGTCATGCGAGCCGAATCCATTTAGAAAACCATAACCAAAATCAGAATCTGAAAACTCTAACCCAAGAGGTTCTTCATTCGCTTTGGGATGCTTTTCGAACTGGCAATCCGACGAAAATTTATGCTGTGGGAGTGAGTGAACCTGGTTGGGAAACGAAACTTAAAAAGTTAAGTTCGAGGGTTACAGAAGGAAAGTTATCTGGAACTAAATCCTTTATCACAAATGGGGCGGAAGCAGATACCATCTTTTGGGTGACCAAATCGGAAGAGGGAAATCCAGTTTATTTGGTCAAACGGAATCAAAATACAAAAAGTCCAATCATAAGGCAAGATTCTAACAATTCTAACCAAACTAGTGAAGAATCCTTCCATACCGATTTTACTCCGCTGGTTACCCACCTCAAACTAAAGTTATGCGAATATCCGATTCAGCCAGAAGATTTGATTTTAGAAAACTATGGAAAATTGGGAATGGAACTAAGACTAAAAGAACTTCTTTCTTTGGTATCCTTACTCATTGGAAAATCCAAAAAAGTCTCTTTGGAAAATGAATTTGTAAAAGAGGAAAGAGAAAAACTCACTCTCTGGCGAAACAATTTTTTATCAGAGTGCAAAGGAAATCCAGATACGGTTTTTTTACTTTCTGGTTTTCCTTATCCGACAGAGGGACTTCTTCTGGCACTGAGCAAACATTGGAATTTAGGATCTCCAAAAGATCTAAAGTCTGTCGATCCAGACTTCCAACTTTTTGTTTGGGAAGACCAGTTCACGGAGTATTTAATCCAAAAGAAAAAAAGAAAACTTTCTTAA
- a CDS encoding glycosyl hydrolase family 18 protein — translation MSEKENPSTPNRPLSNAAKYTLLFASWVFLSAISFYLGMNLIQNDGTALVLKDTAKAGNANPSVVEASTPSLGTPSEMETKENGENQTNSDSPEESVELPGFVPDENVSFRSSAWSTDWTAMKKTVHLYNEIHPFIYTMKGGLSNNGELISSWSSSSRKERVQELRALNPKVKIIPTIFRWENPKEKIQENIGMGGRNDIRDHHIQVIVNEIMTYGYDGIDIDYEGMSCDKKEKFEEFFVLLAREVHKKGKLISVAVHPKTPAEKSKKKELQCRGLSKPIALDFRENWRGPTTHDYAFLAKHADRVKIMAYELHPRKYHNPGPGPQAPNVWLKDIITYAKKRVPTHKLYMAIPTYGYDWALNCKASAKAIYHSDAQRIKAGTHKNRQPTDINRILNEENKVASWRNLSKFSDIHKNRAYEDPSLWYTSGGCDRVAFYMNRRAFEEKMNLLRKYDLGGFSFWQLVTDNDPEINVYLSKLVQGQLPPVEKAKEEEEPKEETVLPANESKDALKVSESKSKTKTKKF, via the coding sequence ATGTCCGAAAAAGAAAACCCATCCACACCGAATCGTCCGCTGTCGAATGCAGCTAAATATACTCTCTTATTTGCCTCTTGGGTATTTCTTTCCGCCATCTCCTTTTATTTAGGAATGAACTTAATCCAAAATGATGGAACGGCTCTTGTTTTAAAAGACACTGCCAAAGCCGGGAATGCGAATCCCAGTGTTGTGGAAGCATCCACTCCTTCTCTCGGAACTCCATCGGAGATGGAAACCAAGGAAAACGGAGAAAACCAAACAAACAGCGATTCCCCTGAGGAATCTGTGGAATTGCCTGGTTTTGTTCCTGACGAGAACGTAAGTTTCCGCTCTTCTGCTTGGTCCACCGATTGGACTGCCATGAAAAAGACAGTCCATCTTTACAATGAAATCCATCCTTTTATTTATACCATGAAAGGTGGGCTTTCCAATAATGGGGAACTCATTTCGAGTTGGTCCAGTTCTTCCAGAAAAGAACGAGTACAGGAACTCCGTGCACTCAATCCTAAAGTAAAAATCATTCCGACCATCTTTCGTTGGGAAAATCCAAAAGAAAAAATCCAAGAAAATATTGGAATGGGTGGACGTAACGACATCCGTGACCACCACATTCAAGTCATCGTAAACGAGATTATGACCTATGGTTATGATGGGATCGATATCGATTACGAAGGGATGTCTTGCGATAAAAAAGAAAAGTTTGAAGAGTTCTTTGTTTTACTTGCTCGTGAAGTTCATAAAAAAGGAAAACTCATTTCGGTAGCAGTGCATCCCAAAACGCCTGCGGAAAAAAGTAAAAAGAAGGAACTCCAATGCCGTGGTTTATCGAAACCTATCGCATTAGACTTCCGTGAAAATTGGAGAGGGCCAACCACCCACGACTATGCCTTTCTTGCCAAACACGCAGACCGAGTCAAAATTATGGCTTATGAACTCCATCCACGAAAGTACCACAACCCTGGACCTGGTCCCCAAGCACCGAATGTTTGGTTAAAAGACATTATCACTTACGCGAAAAAGAGAGTGCCAACACATAAACTCTATATGGCGATTCCTACTTACGGATACGATTGGGCTCTGAATTGTAAAGCATCTGCCAAAGCCATCTATCATTCTGATGCCCAAAGGATCAAAGCAGGGACACATAAAAATCGCCAACCTACTGATATCAATCGTATCTTAAACGAAGAAAACAAGGTAGCGAGCTGGCGAAACTTATCCAAGTTTTCTGACATCCATAAAAACCGTGCGTATGAAGATCCATCTCTTTGGTACACTAGTGGTGGATGTGATCGTGTTGCTTTTTATATGAACCGCCGGGCCTTTGAAGAAAAAATGAATCTGCTGCGAAAATACGATTTAGGTGGTTTCTCTTTTTGGCAACTCGTGACAGACAATGATCCAGAAATCAATGTGTATTTGAGTAAACTGGTCCAAGGCCAACTTCCTCCTGTAGAAAAAGCAAAAGAGGAAGAAGAACCTAAAGAAGAAACGGTTCTCCCTGCCAATGAATCAAAAGATGCATTGAAAGTATCTGAATCAAAATCAAAAACCAAAACTAAAAAGTTTTAA